The Methanoregula sp. UBA64 genome contains the following window.
GCTGGGACAGTACTCGAATGCACTCGATGCGGCAAACGCTGCCCTCGCAATCCGGACGAGCTCCGATTCCCTCAATGCCCGGGCCTATGCGCTGTACAAACTCGGACGATACAATGAGGCAATTGCAGCGTATCTTAATGTGACCGCTCAGGGAACCCCGAACTCCAAAACCTATTGTATCCTTGCCGATTCGTATGCGAAGACCGGGAGCCCGGATGCAGCGATCAAAGCGTATGCCCAGTGTACAACCATCGACCCCCATAATGCGGATACCTGGAACCAGATTGGCCTCATCTACATGTCGCAGCAGCAGTACAGCAATGCACTCGATGCATTCAACAAAGCTACCAAAGAGACAACTACAAATGCCGAGATCTGGAACAACAAGGGGAAGGCATATGCTGCGCTCGAACAGTACGATGACGCCGCCAATTGTTTCAAAGCGGCACTGTCACTCAGCCCGAATTATGCCGATGCACAGAGCAATCTGAATTCTGTACGAGGGAAAGGGCAGGTCTACCAGTATAATGTTACACCAACCGCTACGGAAGCCCCGTGGGTTCTTGGCGGGGTAAAGACCACGCCCCCGGTCACAATGGTATCTGTGGTCCAGACAACAGCAACGGTCCCGGAAACAACGTCTTCCGGTGCCGCTACCGCCACAGAAACACCGGTTGCAACCGCGACCACGTTTACTCCGCTCTCGCCGTTTTGTGCCCTTGCTGCATTTGTTGTGGCAGGTATTGCCTGTGCCGGTGCAAAGCGCTGGAGAAAATAATTTTTTCACATGCCAACGACATTTTTTATTGTCCGACCCGGGAATATCCCCCCACCCCCTCGGTCCAGGGATGGTTATGAAGTACTGTTTTTCGAACTGTAAGCCTCCAGGATGCCCCGGTAAATCCTGACGGCTTTTTCGAGGGATGTCACGGAGACTCGCTCATCGATCCCGTGCAGGGTCGAGATCTCCCCGGGGCCGTACTCTATGACATTGAACCCGGCCCGCCTCAGGTGGCGTGCATCGCTTGCCGCCCACTGGAGGATGGGAAATACCGCCCCGCCCCATACCTTCTCCACTTCACGGGAAACAATGGCGGTAAAATCTCCCTCCGGATCGGTGAGGGTGGGATCGCTTGTGGTATCGACGTTCACCGTCCCGCTCGGTACATGCCCGTGGATTTCCCTGACAAGTTCCGGGATGCTGCATCCCCAGGGAATCCGCATCTCGAGGCCAAGTGAGCAGTGCCGGGCAATGATGTTGACCTTTTCGCCCCCGGCAATTACCCCGGGATTGAAGGTGATTCGTTCGAGAATCCTGTTTCCGTCCGGTATATGGAACTCATCGGAAAACGCACCCGCGGATGCCGTGATGAGGTTTTGGAGGTTCCCGTCAAGGGGATACCTGCGATCAGAGAGACTTTTTACAAAGGTAAGAAATCCCATCGCTTCCATGATCGCATTGACTCCCACGACCGGGTAGAGCGAACCGTGTCCCGGCGTCCCGGTAAAATCGACCGTAATGC
Protein-coding sequences here:
- a CDS encoding M20 family metallopeptidase, encoding MDVSRLCAALVAIKSENPPGDTADVIEYIRDFLDARGIPALVIDTGSGRSNLVTRNPKKKLLFCGHVDVVPAGDGWTHPPYAGVIEDGSVWGRGATDMKGGCAAMLAACDSMVEEGRELPADLAFVCDEEAGGDHGIRHLLRENLLFPCDCLIAEPTPARHPCIGQKGLCRITVDFTGTPGHGSLYPVVGVNAIMEAMGFLTFVKSLSDRRYPLDGNLQNLITASAGAFSDEFHIPDGNRILERITFNPGVIAGGEKVNIIARHCSLGLEMRIPWGCSIPELVREIHGHVPSGTVNVDTTSDPTLTDPEGDFTAIVSREVEKVWGGAVFPILQWAASDARHLRRAGFNVIEYGPGEISTLHGIDERVSVTSLEKAVRIYRGILEAYSSKNSTS
- a CDS encoding tetratricopeptide repeat protein, translating into MQKSAKVGFLLIIILILVPAVAAEDPLDWYTKGTNAAAAGNYADAVTYYNHALSLDPSYALALSGKAVALNALGQYSNALDAANAALAIRTSSDSLNARAYALYKLGRYNEAIAAYLNVTAQGTPNSKTYCILADSYAKTGSPDAAIKAYAQCTTIDPHNADTWNQIGLIYMSQQQYSNALDAFNKATKETTTNAEIWNNKGKAYAALEQYDDAANCFKAALSLSPNYADAQSNLNSVRGKGQVYQYNVTPTATEAPWVLGGVKTTPPVTMVSVVQTTATVPETTSSGAATATETPVATATTFTPLSPFCALAAFVVAGIACAGAKRWRK